A genomic segment from Microaerobacter geothermalis encodes:
- a CDS encoding sugar phosphate isomerase/epimerase: MLFNKPIATLVLPDIHEMKLAKESGLSSIVFQLDHGDYMADELKELIQFVHMNVDALRIPQDLALGLDDLNLKGLVQIIQLAGEICTSKPGMVILHSHTVTLGEIFEYLEKHARDFQALQDFKDHWVNKIISQIRSLIPIAQKNQVILALENAPMGGMEYFESGHGYIHPALRTPRHLKSIVKETGIKLCFDTANARITTNALTYMKRSRSLFAGATENEILSSPSNWLDFYKEIKEDVAMILLSDSISWGDTATTSHIPFREDHFPELLSFAEMLEGNIPIALSLNETGKPGEQLQKMMQILHQLKPSGIR; this comes from the coding sequence ATGCTTTTTAACAAACCAATAGCAACCCTAGTTTTGCCGGATATACACGAAATGAAACTGGCTAAAGAAAGCGGGCTTTCATCCATTGTTTTTCAATTGGATCACGGGGATTATATGGCTGATGAGTTAAAGGAACTGATCCAATTTGTTCACATGAACGTGGATGCTCTAAGGATCCCTCAAGATTTAGCCCTTGGACTTGACGACTTAAATCTCAAAGGATTGGTGCAAATCATTCAATTAGCCGGAGAGATATGCACATCAAAGCCAGGAATGGTCATTCTCCATTCTCATACAGTAACCCTGGGAGAAATCTTTGAATATCTTGAGAAACATGCCCGTGATTTCCAGGCTTTACAAGACTTCAAAGACCATTGGGTAAATAAAATCATCTCCCAAATAAGGTCCCTTATCCCCATCGCCCAAAAAAATCAAGTCATCCTGGCTCTGGAGAATGCGCCCATGGGAGGAATGGAATACTTTGAATCCGGTCATGGATATATTCATCCGGCGCTTAGAACCCCCAGACATCTGAAAAGTATCGTAAAGGAAACAGGAATCAAATTATGCTTTGATACAGCCAATGCCCGAATCACCACCAATGCCCTGACCTATATGAAACGTTCCAGAAGTTTATTCGCCGGGGCCACGGAAAACGAAATCCTGAGCTCTCCCTCCAATTGGCTGGATTTTTATAAGGAAATAAAAGAGGATGTAGCCATGATTCTACTTTCCGATAGCATCAGTTGGGGAGACACCGCCACGACCTCCCATATCCCCTTTCGAGAAGATCATTTTCCAGAGCTGCTTTCCTTCGCCGAAATGCTCGAAGGCAACATTCCCATTGCCCTTTCCCTCAACGAAACAGGAAAACCGGGAGAACAGCTGCAAAAGATGATGCAAATCCTTCACCAGTTGAAGCCAAGCGGGATAAGATAG
- the trmB gene encoding tRNA (guanosine(46)-N7)-methyltransferase TrmB, which yields MRLRRRPGVKEKLLSYNDLVILNPEQFKGKWNTVFGNSHPIHVELGTGRGQFITTLAEKNPDVNFLAVEVREQVLLQAVRKADGKGLNNIRFLLFNLNGIDHLFSEKEVRRFYINFCDPWPKKRHGKRRLTHSSFLLKYKTFLTEDGEIHFKTDNEALFEFSLNEISACGYKLRNIIFDLHHSDFQGNVMTEYEEKFVLEGKRIYRCEAIKTETLDD from the coding sequence ATGAGACTTAGAAGAAGACCTGGTGTCAAAGAAAAATTGCTGTCTTATAATGATCTGGTCATTCTAAATCCAGAGCAGTTTAAAGGAAAATGGAATACAGTTTTTGGTAATTCGCATCCTATTCATGTGGAGTTAGGGACAGGGAGGGGTCAATTTATCACCACCCTCGCTGAAAAAAATCCTGATGTAAATTTCCTTGCCGTTGAAGTAAGGGAACAGGTTTTACTGCAGGCTGTTCGGAAGGCAGATGGGAAGGGGTTAAACAATATTCGGTTCCTTCTGTTTAATCTTAATGGAATCGATCATTTGTTTTCAGAAAAAGAGGTTCGCAGATTTTATATTAATTTTTGTGATCCATGGCCCAAAAAAAGGCATGGGAAAAGGCGGCTTACCCACTCCTCATTTTTATTGAAGTACAAAACATTCCTTACAGAGGATGGAGAGATTCATTTTAAAACGGATAATGAGGCTCTTTTTGAGTTCTCATTAAACGAAATTTCAGCTTGCGGATATAAATTGAGGAATATCATCTTTGATCTCCATCATAGTGATTTTCAAGGGAATGTCATGACCGAGTACGAAGAAAAGTTTGTTCTTGAGGGCAAGAGAATCTACAGATGTGAAGCAATTAAAACAGAAACCCTGGATGATTAG
- a CDS encoding type II toxin-antitoxin system Phd/YefM family antitoxin: MKTIKITEARKNFYRLVKETITGSELTQILSKDGDVVLISGEDWRSIQETLYLLSIPGMRESIMEADQTPIGEWKTPEDIEWNLD, from the coding sequence TTGAAAACAATTAAGATAACGGAAGCCAGGAAAAACTTTTATAGGCTGGTCAAAGAAACGATTACAGGTAGCGAACTAACCCAAATTTTGAGTAAAGATGGTGATGTTGTTTTAATATCTGGAGAAGATTGGAGATCCATCCAGGAAACATTGTACTTGCTTTCGATTCCCGGTATGAGGGAAAGCATCATGGAAGCTGATCAAACGCCCATTGGAGAATGGAAGACACCGGAGGATATTGAATGGAATTTAGATTGA
- a CDS encoding Txe/YoeB family addiction module toxin, with product MEFRLIFSKQAVKDAKRLEQTELDKKAKELLKLIKTNPFQTPPPFEKLVGDLAGKYSRRINIQHRIVYAIDQNYGVIKVYRMWSHYE from the coding sequence ATGGAATTTAGATTGATTTTTTCTAAACAAGCAGTGAAGGATGCTAAACGTTTAGAGCAAACCGAACTTGATAAGAAAGCTAAAGAGTTACTAAAACTGATCAAGACCAATCCATTCCAAACTCCACCACCTTTTGAAAAGCTAGTCGGCGATCTGGCCGGTAAGTATTCACGAAGAATAAATATTCAGCATCGGATCGTTTACGCAATTGATCAAAATTATGGTGTAATCAAGGTTTACCGTATGTGGAGCCATTATGAGTAA
- a CDS encoding thioredoxin domain-containing protein — translation MAKRQIEIFIAGCPLCDETVKLVKELTCDNCEVQIYDLRQGCATNECLDKAALYGIHRVPAVAVDGNLVECCEKQTPISRETLVAAGIGQR, via the coding sequence ATGGCAAAACGCCAAATTGAAATTTTTATCGCCGGATGCCCACTTTGTGATGAGACAGTCAAGTTAGTTAAAGAGTTAACATGTGATAACTGCGAGGTACAAATTTATGATCTTCGCCAGGGATGCGCTACAAATGAGTGCCTTGATAAAGCAGCCCTATATGGTATACACCGTGTTCCTGCCGTTGCCGTCGATGGTAACCTTGTGGAATGTTGTGAGAAGCAAACACCGATTTCCCGCGAAACCCTTGTAGCCGCCGGTATTGGACAAAGATAA